The following nucleotide sequence is from Synechococcales cyanobacterium T60_A2020_003.
CAGGTCGCAGTTTTCCCCTGGGAGCAACCCCCTCCGTAGATGGGGTTAACTTCTCCATCTTTTCGGCGCATTGCGACGCCATTGAGCTATTGCTGTTTGATCATCCAGAGGATGCTAAGCCGAGTCGCACCATTGCCTTTGATCCCAAGTACAACAAAACGATTCATTACTGGCACATGTTTGTGCCGGGTATCAAAACCGGACAACTGTATGGATATCGGGTGTATGGCCCTTTTGATCCATCCAAGGGATTGCGATTCGACAGCAGCAAGGTACTCCTTGATCCCTATGCAAAGGCGATCGTCGGATGGGAGACCTACGATCGCGAAGCAGCCATCTATCCGGGTGATAACTGCGCCCATGCTCTAAAAGGTGTGGTTGTTGATCCGTCTACTTACAACTGGGAAGATGATATTCCGCTGCAAATTCCCTTCCGGAAAAGCGTCATTTATGAACTCCATGTCGGGGGCTTTACGCGCCACCCCAATTCGGGCATCGCGCCAGAGAAACGGGGAACCTATGCTGGCCTCATCGAGAAAATTCCCTATCTCCAAGACTTGGGGATAACCGCTGTTGAACTGTTACCCATCCATCAGTTTGACGAACAAGATGTCCAACCGGGACTGATTAACTATTGGGGATACAGCACCCTCTCGTTCTTTGCCCCTCACCACACCTATAGCTATCGCAAAGATCCCTTTGGCCCAATTGATGAATTTCGGGATTTGGTCAAAGCGCTGCATAAAGCGGGGATTGAGGTGATTCTTGATGTTGTGTTTAACCACACCGCAGAGGGCAATCATGAAGGGCCAACGCTCTCGTTTAGGGGTTTAGATAACTCCACCTACTATTTTTTAGACGACGATGATCCCTCTCTCTATAGTAACTATTCGGGATGTGGCAATGCCCTGAAAGCCAATCATCCGGTGGTGGGTAGCCTTATTTTGAATAGCCTCCGCTATTGGGCTGCCGAGATGCATGTGGATGGCTTCCGGTTTGACCTAGCCGCAATTTTGGCACGCAATGTAAAAGGTCACCCCATGGACGATCACTCCCCGATTCTGTGGGCCATTGACATCGACCCCATGCTGATCGAGTCTAAGGTGATTGCCGAAGCCTGGGATGCGGCCGGATATTATGCCGTGGGTGAGTTTATCGAACGGAGCGATCGCTTTGCAGAGTGGAATGGCCCCTTCCGGGACGACGTGCGCCGCTTTATCAAAGGTGACACGAACATGGTAGGTACGCTTGCGGCCCGGATCTTAGGCAGTCCTGACATCTACCAGAAACACAACTTTGCCACCGATCGCAGTATTAACTTTGTCACCTGCCATGACGGTTTTACGCTCAACGACCTGGTCTCCTATAACGAAAAGCATAACGAGGCCAACGGCGAAGACAATCGAGACGGAGCCAACGACAACTATAGCTGGAACTGTGGTGTAGAAGGCGAGACCGACGATCCGGCAATTAATGAACTGCGGCTGCGGCAAATTAAAAACTTCTTTACGGTGCTGTTCATGTCCCAGGGCACACCGATGATCTTGATGGGGGATGAAATCCGGCGCACGCAAGGCGGCAACAATAACGCCTATTGTCAGGATAATGAGCTGAGCTGGTTTGACTGGAGCTTGCTGGAAAAAAATCAGGGCTTACATCGCTTTGTTAAAGAGATCATTTTCTTGATCCAACATCTAGAGATTTTTCAAGTCAATGAACTCTTGGAGGTTAGCTATGCGACGCATAAACCGCATCTCGTTTGGCATGGCGTTAAATTAGGCCATCCAGACTGGGGTGAGAATAGCCACAGTCTCGCTTTCTCGTTGCGTCATCCAGACGCGAAAGAGCATCTGTACGTTATTTTTAATGCCTATTGGCAAGCGTTGGAGTTTGAATTACCGTTGTTGGGTAAGGGTGAACAGTGGTACGGCATTGTGGATACCTCTAAGCCCAGCCCCGATGATTTTCGTCCGTTGAGAACAGCGTCTGTTCTTACTCAAGATAGCTATTGGGTTGGGGGACGCTCAGCCGTTGTGCTGATGGCCTCTACAACGACGGCTCGGAAGCGATCGCCCCAACACCGTAAACGGGCTAGCCGTAAAGGTAGCACTAAGGCAAAAGCTACTCCTCCGATATAACGTAGGACTTGATTCCCGTTTGGAGGGATCCAAAGTCAAAGGTTTGAGCTGTGCCGTTGAAGGTGGCAATCGTCGTCCAGGCGATGATCAGGCTCGACGAAACCACGATCGGTACCACAAAGCTCACTAGCAGATCACCCCCAAAGGGAATTGCAAGCCAAGGGCTAAAGTCCGGTTTGGGAAAGAAGAGGGCTCCGGCGGCAATGCCCACCATGGAACTCCAGAAAGCAGCTTTACCTGTTAATCGCTGGGAATAAAGGCCGTAGAGAATGGGTGCGATCGCCCCAGCACAGACGAGATCCGCCAACAGAAAGAGATACAGCACGTTGTAGCCCTGGGCCGCGATGATCACCGCCAGAGTGGC
It contains:
- the glgX gene encoding glycogen debranching protein GlgX, which codes for MGANVLPGRSFPLGATPSVDGVNFSIFSAHCDAIELLLFDHPEDAKPSRTIAFDPKYNKTIHYWHMFVPGIKTGQLYGYRVYGPFDPSKGLRFDSSKVLLDPYAKAIVGWETYDREAAIYPGDNCAHALKGVVVDPSTYNWEDDIPLQIPFRKSVIYELHVGGFTRHPNSGIAPEKRGTYAGLIEKIPYLQDLGITAVELLPIHQFDEQDVQPGLINYWGYSTLSFFAPHHTYSYRKDPFGPIDEFRDLVKALHKAGIEVILDVVFNHTAEGNHEGPTLSFRGLDNSTYYFLDDDDPSLYSNYSGCGNALKANHPVVGSLILNSLRYWAAEMHVDGFRFDLAAILARNVKGHPMDDHSPILWAIDIDPMLIESKVIAEAWDAAGYYAVGEFIERSDRFAEWNGPFRDDVRRFIKGDTNMVGTLAARILGSPDIYQKHNFATDRSINFVTCHDGFTLNDLVSYNEKHNEANGEDNRDGANDNYSWNCGVEGETDDPAINELRLRQIKNFFTVLFMSQGTPMILMGDEIRRTQGGNNNAYCQDNELSWFDWSLLEKNQGLHRFVKEIIFLIQHLEIFQVNELLEVSYATHKPHLVWHGVKLGHPDWGENSHSLAFSLRHPDAKEHLYVIFNAYWQALEFELPLLGKGEQWYGIVDTSKPSPDDFRPLRTASVLTQDSYWVGGRSAVVLMASTTTARKRSPQHRKRASRKGSTKAKATPPI